A genomic stretch from Seriola aureovittata isolate HTS-2021-v1 ecotype China chromosome 13, ASM2101889v1, whole genome shotgun sequence includes:
- the rrh gene encoding visual pigment-like receptor peropsin, with product MFVKFKELRTATNFIIINLAFTDIGVAGIGYPMSAASDIHGSWKFGYTGCQVYAALNIFFGMASIGLLTVVAMDRYLTICRPDIGQKMTVRSYNLLILAAWLNAVFWSSMPIVGWAGYAPDPTGATCTINWRQNDASFISYTMAVIAVNFVLPLSVMFYCYYNVSVTVRRYKAGNCLDSINVDWSDQMDVTKMSIVMIVMFLVAWSPYSLVCLWASFGDPMTIPAPMAIIAPLFAKSSTFYNPCIYVVANKKFRRAIIGMIRCQTRQRITINTQVPMTTSQQPLTQ from the exons ATGTTTGTGAAGTTCAAGGAGCTGCGCACTGCCACCAACTTCATCATAATCAACCTGGCTTTCACCGACATCGGAGTGGCTGGTATCGGCTACCCCATGTCGGCTGCCTCCGACATCCACGGCAGCTGGAAATTTGGCTACACCGGTTGTCAG GTCTACGCAGCTCTCAACATCTTCTTTGGCATGGCCAGCATCGGCCTGTTGACTGTGGTGGCCATGGACCGCTACCTCACCATCTGTCGACCAGACATAG GGCAGAAGATGACGGTGCGATCGTACAACCTCCTCATCCTGGCGGCGTGGCTGAACGCCGTGTTCTGGTCCTCCATGCCCATAGTGGGCTGGGCTGGTTACGCCCCCGACCCCACCGGAGCTACATGCACCATCAACTGGAGACAGAATGACGC ctcctTCATCTCTTACACTATGGCGGTGATTGCTGTGAACTTCGTGCTGCCTCTCTCCGTCATGTTTTACTGCTACTACAACGTGTCGGTCACCGTGAGGAGGTACAAAGCCGGAAACTGCCTGGACAGCATCAACGTCGACTGGTCCGACCAGATGGACGTCACCAAG ATGTCCATAGTGATGATTGTCATGTTCCTGGTGGCCTGGTCTCCCTACTCCCTCGTGTGTCTCTGGGCGTCATTCGGTGACCCCATGACCATACCTGCCCCGATGGCTATCATCGCTCCTCTCTTTGCCAAGTCCTCCACTTTTTACAACCCCTGCATTTATGTCGTAGCCAACAAgaa GTTCAGAAGAGCCATCATAGGGATGATCCGATGTCAAACCAGGCAGCGAATCACCATCAATACCCAGGTTCCCATGACAACCTCCCAGCAACCTCTGACCCAGTGA